Proteins encoded together in one Streptomyces sp. NA04227 window:
- a CDS encoding glycoside hydrolase N-terminal domain-containing protein gives MNHHLPALPPADDSTGGLSRRGVLRAGAAVGSLLALASLPEFTAAAAARPAPAELVPEGEAATLWYRAPAKEDRILEEGLPIGNGRLGALSSGDPARDALILTDATLWTGHANAKLQSDGQFPYGTEDFGTFGMLAKAHLEIPDHALSGISDYRRTLDLSNGLVTASYKKGGATYRREVFSSHPDDVIVVRLSQSGGGTYTGSLTLSGTRSEQVTSDAGAAEVSFAAALPNSLKYATLLKAVGKGGKVSASGAKVTFSKCSEVVLILSGGTNYKADHSTEYKDPALVPLTVARTKAARAAGSSGERLVGTHVADYQRLEQRMTLDLGESSAAQRALDTPARLTARAAADASPDPELEASYLLFGRYLTICGSRDSLPTNLQGLWVDSNSPDWMADYHTDINVQMNYWLPDRAGLPECFDSFTDYCLAQLPGWTATTRDLFQDSRNRFRNTSGKVAGWTLAISTNIWGGNGWWWHPAGNAWLANSLYEHYEFSQDKAHLDRIYPLLKGACEFWQSRLLTKTVTDASGATREVLVDDHDWSPEHGPQDARGITYAQELVWQLFQNYRTAAGILGKDAAYATTVTGLQKKLYLPEVSAKSGWLEEWMSDDNLGETTHRHLSAHMGLFPGDRVNLQDSPATLIAGATRLLEARGMDSFGWATAWRALCWAHLKHADRAYRLVLNVLKPSVNFSNGSAPNLFDMYSFGNRSTFQIDANYGTSAAMLEMLAQSRPGRVELLPALPGAWAKSGSVTGLGLRGGFTLDLAWQDGRITRAVLRGRAGAKTTVVHGDWSQQVTLPASGSATLEPPAQHTVFQLLNRKSGRAIDVPNASTAQGTGLIQYTPSSAVNQRFRFIPVGEGLYEIWTTHGGTQLVWDVSGGDSAEGAKIVQWAPKHTSNQQWRIADAGDGYVTITCARSGKALGVTGDATNNGATLEQQTPNWGQGQQWRRIGK, from the coding sequence ATGAACCACCACCTCCCCGCGCTCCCCCCGGCCGACGACAGCACCGGCGGCCTCTCCCGGCGCGGCGTACTGCGCGCCGGTGCCGCGGTCGGCTCCCTTCTCGCGCTCGCCTCGCTGCCGGAGTTCACCGCCGCGGCGGCGGCGCGGCCCGCACCGGCGGAGCTCGTACCGGAAGGCGAGGCGGCGACACTCTGGTACCGCGCGCCGGCCAAGGAGGACCGGATCCTGGAGGAGGGCCTCCCGATCGGCAACGGACGACTCGGCGCCCTGTCCTCCGGCGATCCGGCCCGCGACGCACTGATCCTCACCGATGCGACGCTGTGGACCGGGCACGCCAACGCCAAGCTCCAGTCGGACGGCCAATTCCCTTACGGAACTGAGGACTTCGGCACCTTCGGCATGCTGGCCAAGGCCCATCTGGAGATACCCGACCACGCCCTCTCGGGGATCTCCGACTACCGCCGCACCCTCGACCTGAGCAACGGCCTGGTGACGGCGTCGTACAAGAAGGGCGGGGCGACGTACCGGCGTGAGGTGTTCTCCAGCCACCCGGACGACGTGATCGTCGTGCGGCTCTCGCAGAGCGGCGGCGGTACGTACACGGGGTCGCTGACGCTGTCCGGCACCAGGAGCGAGCAGGTGACCTCCGACGCCGGGGCCGCCGAGGTCTCGTTCGCGGCCGCGCTGCCCAACTCCCTGAAGTACGCGACCCTGTTGAAGGCCGTGGGCAAGGGTGGCAAGGTGTCCGCGTCCGGCGCGAAGGTCACCTTCAGCAAGTGTTCCGAGGTCGTCCTGATCCTCTCCGGCGGCACCAACTACAAGGCCGACCACTCCACCGAGTACAAGGACCCGGCGCTCGTACCACTGACCGTCGCCCGTACCAAGGCGGCCCGCGCGGCCGGGAGTTCCGGTGAGCGTCTCGTCGGCACCCATGTCGCCGACTACCAGCGCCTCGAGCAGCGCATGACGCTGGACCTCGGTGAGTCCAGCGCCGCGCAGCGCGCCCTGGACACCCCGGCCCGGCTCACCGCCCGCGCCGCCGCCGACGCCTCCCCCGACCCGGAACTGGAGGCCTCGTACCTCCTCTTCGGCCGCTATCTGACCATCTGTGGCTCGCGCGACAGCCTGCCCACCAACCTCCAGGGCCTGTGGGTGGACTCCAACTCCCCGGACTGGATGGCGGATTACCACACCGACATCAATGTCCAGATGAACTACTGGCTGCCCGACCGCGCGGGCCTGCCGGAGTGCTTCGACTCGTTCACGGACTACTGCCTCGCTCAGCTGCCCGGCTGGACCGCCACCACCCGGGACCTCTTCCAGGACAGCCGCAACCGCTTCCGCAACACCTCGGGCAAGGTGGCGGGCTGGACACTGGCCATCTCCACCAACATCTGGGGCGGCAACGGCTGGTGGTGGCACCCGGCGGGCAACGCCTGGCTCGCCAACTCCCTCTACGAGCACTACGAGTTCAGCCAGGACAAGGCGCACCTGGACCGCATCTACCCGCTCCTGAAGGGTGCCTGCGAGTTCTGGCAGTCGCGGCTGCTCACCAAGACGGTGACCGACGCCTCGGGCGCCACCCGCGAGGTTCTCGTCGACGACCACGACTGGTCCCCCGAGCACGGTCCGCAGGACGCGCGGGGCATCACCTACGCACAGGAGCTCGTCTGGCAGCTCTTCCAGAACTACCGTACGGCGGCCGGGATTCTGGGCAAGGACGCCGCGTACGCCACCACCGTGACCGGGTTGCAGAAGAAGCTCTACCTGCCCGAGGTCAGCGCGAAGAGCGGCTGGCTGGAGGAGTGGATGAGCGACGACAACCTCGGCGAGACCACCCACCGCCATCTCTCCGCGCACATGGGCCTGTTCCCCGGCGACCGCGTCAACCTCCAGGACTCCCCCGCCACGCTCATCGCCGGCGCCACCCGGCTCCTCGAAGCGCGCGGCATGGACAGTTTCGGCTGGGCCACCGCGTGGCGGGCCCTGTGCTGGGCCCACCTGAAGCACGCGGACCGGGCCTACCGTCTCGTCCTCAACGTGCTGAAGCCGTCCGTGAACTTCAGCAACGGAAGCGCCCCCAACCTCTTCGACATGTACAGCTTCGGCAACCGCTCCACCTTCCAGATCGACGCCAACTACGGCACGTCCGCAGCCATGTTGGAGATGCTCGCCCAATCCCGCCCCGGCCGCGTCGAGTTGCTGCCCGCTCTGCCGGGCGCCTGGGCCAAGTCGGGCTCGGTCACCGGCCTCGGCCTGCGCGGCGGCTTCACCCTGGACCTCGCCTGGCAGGACGGCCGGATCACCCGCGCCGTGCTGCGCGGCCGTGCGGGTGCCAAGACGACCGTCGTCCACGGCGACTGGAGCCAGCAGGTCACCCTCCCCGCCTCCGGCTCGGCGACCCTCGAACCTCCCGCGCAGCACACCGTGTTCCAACTCCTCAACCGCAAGTCGGGCCGGGCGATCGACGTGCCCAACGCCTCGACCGCTCAGGGCACCGGACTCATCCAGTACACGCCCAGCTCCGCCGTCAACCAGCGCTTCCGCTTCATCCCGGTGGGCGAGGGACTGTACGAGATCTGGACCACCCACGGCGGCACCCAGCTCGTCTGGGACGTGAGCGGCGGCGACAGCGCCGAGGGCGCGAAGATCGTCCAGTGGGCCCCGAAGCACACCTCCAACCAGCAGTGGCGCATCGCCGACGCGGGCGACGGCTACGTGACGATCACCTGTGCCCGCAGCGGTAAGGCGCTCGGTGTCACGGGGGACGCCACGAACAACGGAGCGACGCTGGAGCAGCAGACGCCCAACTGGGGGCAGGGGCAGCAGTGGCGGCGCATCGGTAAGTAG
- a CDS encoding MarR family winged helix-turn-helix transcriptional regulator — MPQPTDADAAPLVPGTVATHTGCLLLKLGQVVFRISDERLSSLGLRVRHYSVLQALADNGSMSQLDLGAYLRIDAATMVSTLDTLEKAGYARRVRDPQDRRRYVVELADPGRTVVASANELLAEVDDLAFAELARAEREELHTSLRKLADGQALPRAFDEVRGG; from the coding sequence ATGCCGCAGCCGACGGATGCGGACGCGGCGCCGCTGGTGCCCGGGACCGTGGCGACACACACCGGCTGCCTGCTCCTGAAGCTCGGCCAGGTCGTCTTCCGGATCAGTGACGAACGGCTGTCCTCGCTGGGGCTGCGGGTGCGCCACTACAGCGTGCTCCAGGCGCTCGCCGACAACGGCTCCATGTCCCAGCTCGACCTCGGCGCCTATCTGCGCATCGACGCCGCCACCATGGTCAGCACACTGGACACCCTGGAGAAGGCCGGTTACGCGCGCCGGGTCCGCGATCCGCAGGACCGGCGGCGCTATGTCGTTGAGCTAGCCGACCCGGGCCGTACCGTCGTCGCCAGCGCCAACGAACTCCTGGCCGAGGTGGACGACCTCGCCTTCGCCGAACTCGCCCGCGCCGAGCGCGAAGAGCTGCACACCTCCCTGCGCAAGCTCGCCGACGGTCAGGCGCTGCCGCGCGCGTTCGACGAGGTTCGCGGGGGGTGA
- a CDS encoding triacylglycerol lipase, translated as MKRHVLVLAVATAAAVASLPLTSASAAERTEKAAADRNPVVFVHGYGGTAADIGAIKQSFLDGGYAESDLHSLDFPDTQKNEQTAEQLKTEVDRILAASGAAKVDLVGFSMGSLSSRYYLKNLSGTDKVAHFASVAGPNHGTSLANFCWLTGDTTVCPQMAPGSDFLKKLNEGDETPGSTDYETWASHGDTTITPPESIALNGAENHWTKEDTDHVGTLTNKEVQQGIIAQFTG; from the coding sequence GTGAAGCGTCATGTTCTTGTACTCGCCGTCGCGACGGCCGCCGCCGTCGCCTCGCTCCCGCTGACGAGCGCGAGCGCTGCCGAGAGAACCGAGAAGGCCGCGGCCGACCGCAACCCGGTGGTCTTCGTGCACGGCTATGGTGGCACCGCCGCCGACATCGGCGCGATCAAGCAGTCCTTCCTGGACGGCGGTTACGCCGAGAGCGACCTGCACTCCCTCGACTTCCCCGACACCCAGAAGAACGAGCAGACCGCGGAGCAGCTCAAGACGGAGGTGGACCGGATTCTCGCCGCGAGCGGAGCGGCCAAGGTCGACCTGGTCGGCTTCTCGATGGGCAGTCTCAGCTCCCGCTACTACCTCAAGAACCTCTCCGGGACCGACAAGGTCGCGCACTTCGCCAGCGTCGCCGGACCCAACCACGGCACCTCGCTGGCCAACTTCTGCTGGCTGACCGGCGACACCACGGTCTGCCCGCAGATGGCGCCCGGCTCCGACTTCCTCAAGAAGCTCAACGAGGGCGACGAGACGCCCGGTTCGACCGACTACGAGACCTGGGCCTCGCACGGTGACACCACGATCACCCCGCCGGAGTCCATCGCGCTGAACGGCGCCGAGAACCACTGGACCAAGGAGGACACCGACCACGTCGGCACCCTCACCAACAAGGAAGTACAGCAGGGCATCATCGCGCAGTTCACCGGCTGA
- a CDS encoding LuxR family transcriptional regulator → MAEDLVAEDLVGRVAEVDAVRDAARCAVAGRGGFVLFTGPPGIGRTRLLDALDEVVAAEGLRVLRGAGAPLHHGLSLATLAGTYETTPACRRMVAAVVEPIADGFGLLAAATALFDTWCQLGPVAVLLDDLHHADDDSLRVLHLLLGRFAASPVLLVATARTGHARLAPVLDGAGARTLGGLEPEYVEALGRACSTQSPSTTAVPMTAVEAVADSGGNPRYLLAATSGDLPACALRLVRQLPDAGAALLRTVALLGAGSEVDELAAALGRTEAEVLRWATELMAQELLAPHGRGLAVVPELLAVGLREVYGPLFGQLNALSLSAGPAGPARIGGLLDRDPAPLGAPARRWIVRHARLLAAADPEVAVRLLTRSPVQPAHTLDEATSVRAALADALLWSGRTEEAEREARSALRVREAAELRITVAMARVTVADAEGALAVLEPRLAYDERLLGPAALCRTMAGDLSGAADLIARAADSDDPRTLAHALHARAVHSYLERDEPAAVRELAQARDLLERELSDPGLTVLNRLLRLVCSDAEADALALVEEAEPLARRLGGLWLSWFEMEAALVTANSGQWNRARARLETALERPELYGMARPLYGLAAQLGLRQGDLESFRRQTAAADAARATLRGVAVFYEGIPALTDALLAEADGRTAEALTLIRGLLGDGRDPLPRHSVPAVAAALVRLCLSAGDRDLAGVLIRTARENAAVATEAERATVAYCQALLDENPDELRAAQAQLLASGLHLTAAWAGEDAARLLAEQGRIDEARAPFTAALDGYTLLAASGELRRASAALRTEGLRTGVKGPRGRPVSGWDSLTPTQRRVAELVAQGCTNPETARRLFVSPRTVQTHVSQILRKLGLSSRVGIAVEVARRRD, encoded by the coding sequence GTGGCTGAGGACCTGGTGGCTGAGGACCTGGTGGGGCGGGTGGCGGAGGTCGACGCCGTCCGCGACGCCGCCCGTTGTGCGGTCGCGGGCCGGGGCGGGTTCGTACTGTTCACCGGGCCGCCCGGCATCGGCAGGACCCGGTTGCTCGACGCGCTGGACGAGGTGGTGGCCGCCGAGGGGCTGCGGGTACTGCGCGGCGCCGGGGCTCCGCTGCACCACGGGCTTTCGCTGGCCACGCTGGCGGGCACGTACGAGACAACTCCCGCTTGTCGGCGGATGGTTGCCGCCGTCGTCGAGCCGATCGCCGATGGATTCGGCCTCCTCGCCGCCGCCACCGCACTCTTCGACACCTGGTGCCAACTCGGGCCCGTCGCCGTGCTGTTGGACGACCTGCACCACGCCGACGACGACTCCCTGCGCGTACTGCACCTGCTCCTGGGCCGTTTCGCCGCGAGTCCCGTACTCCTGGTGGCCACTGCTCGCACCGGTCACGCCCGGCTCGCGCCCGTCCTGGACGGAGCGGGGGCCCGGACGCTCGGTGGGCTTGAGCCGGAGTACGTCGAAGCACTCGGTCGCGCCTGCTCAACGCAGTCACCCAGCACAACAGCAGTGCCTATGACGGCAGTTGAGGCGGTCGCCGACTCCGGCGGTAACCCCCGCTACCTTCTCGCCGCCACCTCCGGAGACCTCCCCGCCTGCGCCCTGCGCCTGGTGCGGCAGTTGCCCGACGCCGGTGCCGCCCTGCTGCGTACGGTGGCGCTGCTCGGCGCCGGTAGTGAGGTGGACGAGCTCGCCGCCGCTCTGGGGCGGACCGAGGCCGAAGTGCTGCGGTGGGCCACCGAGTTGATGGCGCAGGAGTTGCTGGCGCCGCACGGACGGGGCCTCGCGGTGGTGCCGGAGTTGCTCGCGGTCGGGCTCCGGGAGGTGTACGGGCCGCTGTTCGGGCAGCTCAACGCCCTTTCCCTGTCCGCCGGTCCGGCCGGGCCCGCACGCATCGGCGGACTGCTCGACCGGGACCCGGCGCCGCTCGGCGCACCGGCGCGCCGCTGGATCGTCCGTCACGCACGGCTGCTCGCGGCCGCCGATCCGGAAGTCGCCGTACGGCTGCTGACCCGCTCGCCCGTACAGCCCGCGCACACCCTGGACGAGGCCACCTCGGTGCGGGCCGCGCTCGCCGACGCGTTGCTGTGGTCCGGCCGCACCGAGGAGGCCGAGCGCGAGGCGCGCTCGGCGCTACGGGTGCGCGAGGCCGCGGAGTTGCGGATCACGGTGGCCATGGCGCGGGTGACCGTGGCCGATGCCGAGGGTGCCCTCGCCGTACTGGAGCCGCGGCTCGCGTACGACGAACGGCTTCTGGGCCCGGCCGCGTTGTGCCGGACGATGGCGGGTGACCTGTCCGGCGCGGCGGACCTGATCGCGCGCGCGGCGGACAGCGACGATCCGCGGACGCTGGCGCACGCCCTGCACGCGCGTGCCGTCCACAGTTATCTGGAACGCGACGAGCCCGCGGCTGTACGAGAGTTGGCGCAGGCGCGTGATCTGCTGGAGCGCGAGCTGTCCGATCCGGGGCTCACCGTGCTCAACCGCCTGCTGCGACTGGTCTGTTCGGACGCCGAGGCCGACGCGCTCGCTCTGGTCGAGGAGGCCGAGCCGCTCGCCCGGCGGCTCGGCGGACTGTGGCTGTCCTGGTTCGAGATGGAGGCGGCCCTGGTCACCGCCAACTCCGGACAGTGGAACCGTGCGCGTGCCCGGCTCGAAACCGCCCTGGAGCGGCCGGAGTTGTACGGCATGGCCCGTCCGCTGTACGGACTCGCGGCCCAACTCGGCCTGCGCCAGGGCGACCTGGAGTCCTTCCGCCGCCAGACGGCGGCGGCGGACGCGGCGCGCGCCACGCTGCGCGGGGTGGCCGTCTTCTACGAGGGCATCCCCGCCCTCACCGACGCCCTGCTCGCCGAGGCGGACGGCCGCACCGCCGAAGCCCTCACCCTGATCCGCGGACTGCTCGGCGACGGCCGCGACCCACTGCCCCGGCATTCGGTCCCCGCCGTGGCCGCCGCCCTCGTACGGCTGTGCCTGTCCGCCGGTGACCGTGACCTCGCGGGCGTACTCATCCGTACGGCGCGGGAGAACGCGGCGGTGGCCACCGAGGCCGAACGGGCCACCGTCGCGTACTGTCAGGCACTGCTCGACGAGAACCCTGATGAACTACGCGCCGCACAGGCGCAGTTGCTCGCGTCCGGGCTTCACCTCACGGCCGCCTGGGCGGGCGAGGACGCGGCACGGCTGCTCGCGGAACAGGGCAGAATCGACGAGGCCCGCGCCCCGTTCACGGCCGCTCTGGACGGCTACACCCTCCTCGCGGCCTCCGGTGAACTCCGCCGCGCCTCGGCCGCGTTGCGCACCGAGGGACTGCGGACGGGCGTCAAGGGGCCGCGCGGGCGGCCCGTCTCCGGCTGGGACTCCCTCACCCCGACCCAGCGCCGGGTCGCCGAACTCGTCGCGCAGGGATGCACCAACCCGGAGACCGCGCGCCGACTGTTCGTCTCGCCCCGCACCGTGCAGACCCACGTCTCCCAGATCCTGCGCAAGCTCGGGCTCAGCTCGCGCGTCGGGATCGCGGTCGAGGTGGCACGGCGGCGGGACTGA
- a CDS encoding FAD-dependent monooxygenase, whose translation MQTVLVSGGGIAGPALAHWLHRHGFRTTVVERAPGPRPGGQAVDVRGVALTVIERMGLLDQARHVRTRMRGMSVLAPDGREIDRSTEAVFSSGRLDSDDIELLREDLVRMVYEHTRADVEYLFGDSVTALREDSTGVHVEFTHGAPRTFDLVIGADGLHSTVRRLAFGPEDRFAHHLGSYLSVFSADNFLALDDWQLWLRDGDAGFGVMSVRDNSELRIAFGFESAPLAPDLRTQGALRQRVVDRLAALNWEGARLAKAAERAPDFYCDAMAQIRMQHWSRGRVVLLGDAGYCPSPLSGQGTSLALVGAYVLADCLAATPGDHRAAYARYERRMRDFVTANQALATENPDGPAPESSIAHAKNLMSLDS comes from the coding sequence ATGCAGACCGTTCTCGTCTCCGGCGGCGGAATCGCCGGGCCCGCACTCGCCCACTGGCTGCACCGCCACGGCTTCCGGACCACCGTCGTCGAACGCGCCCCCGGCCCCCGGCCCGGAGGACAGGCCGTGGACGTCCGTGGCGTCGCCCTCACCGTCATCGAACGGATGGGCCTCCTGGATCAGGCACGCCACGTCCGCACCCGGATGCGCGGCATGTCGGTCCTCGCCCCCGACGGCCGGGAGATCGACCGCTCCACGGAGGCGGTGTTCAGCAGCGGACGGCTCGACAGCGACGACATCGAGCTGCTGCGCGAGGACCTGGTGCGGATGGTCTACGAGCACACCCGCGCGGACGTCGAGTACCTCTTCGGCGACAGCGTGACCGCGCTCCGCGAGGACAGCACCGGCGTGCACGTCGAGTTCACGCACGGCGCGCCCCGCACCTTCGACCTCGTGATCGGCGCCGACGGCCTGCACTCGACCGTCCGGCGCCTTGCCTTCGGCCCCGAGGACCGCTTCGCCCATCATCTGGGCAGCTACCTCTCGGTGTTCAGCGCCGACAACTTCCTCGCCCTGGACGACTGGCAGTTGTGGCTGCGCGACGGCGACGCGGGCTTCGGCGTCATGTCGGTCCGCGACAACTCCGAGCTCAGAATCGCCTTCGGTTTCGAGTCCGCTCCCCTCGCCCCGGATCTGCGCACCCAGGGCGCCCTGAGGCAGCGCGTCGTCGACAGGCTCGCCGCCCTGAACTGGGAAGGGGCCCGCCTGGCCAAGGCCGCCGAGCGGGCACCGGACTTCTACTGCGACGCCATGGCCCAGATCCGCATGCAGCACTGGTCCCGGGGCAGGGTGGTCCTCCTCGGCGACGCCGGCTACTGCCCGTCCCCCCTGTCCGGACAGGGCACCAGCCTGGCCCTGGTGGGGGCTTACGTACTGGCCGACTGCCTCGCCGCGACGCCGGGCGATCACCGTGCCGCGTACGCCCGCTACGAGCGGAGGATGCGCGACTTCGTCACGGCGAACCAGGCACTGGCCACGGAGAACCCCGACGGGCCCGCCCCCGAGTCCTCGATCGCGCACGCCAAGAACCTGATGTCGCTGGACAGTTGA
- a CDS encoding GntR family transcriptional regulator, which yields MTKPTRAAGQAPYLRIVAEVRRRIADGELVAGDRVPSTRRIAAEWGVALATATKALTTLRLEGLVETRPRVGTVVAGTTPLVPPPRAHTPPAPAQEPESELTLDRIVRAAVALADAEGLQALSMRGVAARLGVAAMTPYRYVPSKDELVLLMADAAFGEETYPADPPEGWRARVELGARTQWTLYRRHPWLAQLGSLTRPLLVPNLIVHGEWMLAALDGHGLDPTTLFDLHVLLYSHVQGLAVHLEWEAHAEAATGQSEEQWMDSRAHALRDLVESGRFPTFTKVVASFDDGYDLRLDALFAKGLAALLHGIAPLVEGGRAAGA from the coding sequence GTGACGAAGCCCACGCGAGCAGCCGGGCAGGCGCCCTATCTGCGGATCGTCGCCGAGGTGCGGCGACGCATCGCCGACGGGGAACTCGTCGCGGGGGACAGGGTTCCCTCCACCCGTCGGATCGCCGCGGAGTGGGGGGTCGCGCTCGCCACCGCCACCAAGGCGCTGACCACCCTTCGCCTGGAGGGACTTGTCGAGACCCGCCCCCGGGTCGGCACCGTCGTCGCCGGAACCACCCCCCTCGTCCCGCCGCCCCGCGCGCACACGCCGCCCGCTCCCGCGCAGGAGCCGGAGTCGGAGCTGACCCTCGACCGGATCGTCCGTGCCGCGGTCGCCCTCGCCGATGCCGAAGGGCTTCAGGCACTCTCCATGCGGGGTGTGGCCGCCCGGCTCGGAGTCGCCGCGATGACGCCCTACCGGTACGTCCCCAGCAAGGACGAACTCGTCCTGCTCATGGCCGACGCAGCCTTCGGCGAGGAGACCTACCCCGCCGATCCGCCCGAAGGGTGGCGCGCCCGTGTCGAGTTGGGCGCCAGGACCCAGTGGACCCTGTACCGCAGGCACCCATGGCTGGCCCAACTCGGCTCGCTGACCCGCCCGTTGCTGGTACCCAACCTGATCGTCCACGGCGAGTGGATGCTCGCCGCCCTGGACGGCCACGGCCTCGATCCCACCACGCTCTTCGACCTGCACGTACTGCTCTACAGCCATGTCCAGGGCCTGGCAGTGCACTTGGAGTGGGAGGCGCACGCCGAGGCGGCCACCGGTCAGTCGGAGGAGCAGTGGATGGACAGCCGGGCCCACGCCCTGCGGGACCTGGTGGAGTCCGGCCGCTTCCCGACCTTCACCAAGGTGGTCGCATCCTTCGACGACGGCTACGACCTGCGGCTCGACGCCCTGTTCGCGAAGGGGCTCGCGGCGCTTCTCCACGGCATCGCGCCCCTGGTGGAGGGCGGCCGGGCAGCGGGCGCGTAG